GATTTTGCTGTTTTTTCGCATTTCATCAGTCCATGGGAAAGCTGGGATGAAAAGCCCATGAACCTTGGGTCTGTTTAAACTGCTCAGTGCCCAAGCACAGGTGTAAGGGAGGAGTAACAGGGATGCCGATTGCTTCCCTTCAGGGGATGCAGAGCAAGGACTGAGACTGCTGCAGTCATTGTTATTCACAGTCACAGAGCTGCTGCCAGAGGTCTTCGTCTGGGAACTTGAAGGTTGTCATTATTCATGGCTGTGCCCTGCAGGGCCTAGTGCATATGTAATaaaggtttctgtgtgtgtcactGGGAAAGACAGTATGGTAAGGAAGTGCCGGGCCCTGGCTCTGCCTGCCCAGATGCATGCTGACTAGACCTGATGAGTGCTTTCTCAAGCCTTGAGTCCTTAGGTAAGCAGAACAGcgggaagaggaaatgggaatTGAAAGTTGGATGAACTTCCTCAGTAgaatttttcatgttttgtttgaaAAGAATTATCTGTCAAATACACAttgtttctttgccttttaacaACTTTTGTGGTTTGTCCTTGAATCTCTATTGTTTGGAGTTCCTGTACTTTAATTTTTCCTTCACATAACAATGTTTAAACTCTTAGATCATGTATGTTATGACTTGCCTAGgaatccattttgacttgaacCATAACCAAAGTATAACACCTACGACTTAGTGAGCTGGAATGGTGTGACTTTAGTGATGAATTTGTTATTGTTCTTGTTAATTTATAGTTAATACCTGATTCTATGTTCTTAAATGTCAGAAACAAAACAGTTAACAAAATGAAATAGATTAGATAAAATTAGACAAACCTCAATCCACATTTTAAGAATATGAAAACAAGTCAACCATGGTGCTGTaccaagaggtggaggcaggaagaactcCAGGTCGAGgttggcctgggctacatattagCTTCAAGACCAGCGTATGCTGCACAGTAAGGCCCTGTCTCCACTCATCCTCCGTCAGGACTGggtctttactttgaaagggtTTGTGTGTATTCTCCTTGTAAAGCGCTACTCTCTTCCAGCTGGCTTTAACATCAAACCCTGTTCTCTCTTTCTAAAGTCTTCCTTTGTTTATCACATCAAAAATTAGTCTCAAAGCCATAAGGGTATTTCAATTTGTGTCACATATTGAAATAATGTGATTGTAtcctaatataaaatattttgtgagATAGAATACAGTTTACACCCCCAAATGCCTTCCCACCTTCTATTTGATATAACTCAAGTCCAGTATATTGATGCCTCCCAAATAGAACGACAACCAATCTGTGAAATGAAATGTCTTATAGTTCAGtgttgttggggaatattattttaaggtgtgttgcttttgtttatgctgcatttgtttaactctatgaagctgtgattctttgcctgtctaaaccaCCTGATGATCCAATAAAGTGCTGAGTGGCCAATATCAAGGCAGGAACAAGGCAGGGCTGTGAGGCAGAAAGTATTAACAGAAGGAGAAACGAGGAAGAGGAGGTGcaaaagaataaggagaagagggcatcaggggccagccacccagctgcacagcaagccatggaggaagaagtaaagaaaggtacacagaaatagagaaggatagaagtccagaggcaaaaggtaatcaggataatttaagaaaaactggcaagaaacaaaagctaagctaaggccgggcactcataactaagaataagcttctgtgtgtgatttatttgggagctgggtggtgggcctctcaaaaagccaaaagattaaaacatcacacaacattcCAGTGGTGTAATTTTAACACTAGCATAAGAGAATGAAAGTCAGAATTACATTTTATGGTAATTCCTTCTCCCCATTATTAATAGCCAAAGTTTATTAGATTTCATAAAAGAatgataataacaaaataaaaggacATTTAATGAATGTGTACTCTGTCCACTGCAGTTCTCAACACTCTACTTGTATTCCAAAATGTATTGTTGTAAATGTTAGGTTTTGAATATGCAAAACCCAAGCAAATCTAAAGACACAAAAAATAGACCTGCTGATTAGTGAAGTGAGTTTGAAAGGCTTTTTAACAATACAGATCTTCAAACCCCTAAGTCCTGTGcttatatatttgtttcttctattttttttttcggtGGCGGGGAGGCTTTagtttgtgctgctggggctcTAGCCCAAATCTCACCGGTGCTACCactgctttttaatttctttttctttctgtttgagacaggctcttactcTCCGTCTTAGCTGCCTTCAAACTTACTGTCCTTGCCTCAGACGCCCAATTATAAGCATACACCATTATACCCAACtagaagtttatttaaaaaagaaattcacaagTTGTGCAGTCAGAAAACTGTTCATTAATACATCACTTTTATTAAGCGTGTGCTCTATCactaattcccagcacccatgtacccatgttattgtgtgtgtgtgagtgtgttccctattttctatattaaataGCATCTTAAGGACAGTGGTCCACGCTGTCTCACAAAATATTTGGCCTTTATTATTTGCCCGGTACTGTGTTCGTTGTGTGTAACCTCTTAAAATTCATCATCATAACCTTTGCTACTGACTAGTCTGTTTGTCCTTACTGTACATTGTGAATTCATTGTTTTTCATGTGTCTATTGAATAGAGCATACAAGGCATTTTACTACAGCcataatacatgtaaaataaattgaaaaccaCACAGGACATATGATGCCAGAAAGATAATGTAAATATCATAAAAGTGAGGTTTAGGGGAGTTAGTTTCAAGCATATGTACATATTACTGGTCTCTGTGGTTATAGTTAACACAGTACATAGGGCTTGACCTTGTTACATTCCTACTCTATGACCTGGCTGTTCCTATTTCcgttttatatatttcttttttttttttttaaatatttatttctttctttattctatatacaatattctgtctgtgtgtatgtctgcaggccagaagagggcaccagacatcattacaaatggttgtgagccatcatgtggttgctgggaattgaactcagaacctttggaagagcggacaatgttcttaaccactgagccatctctccagcccccgttttATATATTTCAATGTAGAAATCAATagaataaagttatttttctagCATTATATTGGTAGCCAGAAACAAATTCTCTTGGATTTTCTGCTAAGAAAGAAGCCATTTACTTAGAAATTTGAAGCATGTAAGTCTTTATTTGACTTTATTGGCACATGATATTTTAGAAATTGCTCTTgaatttttcccttccttctggtGTTGATACTTTAGAACAGAGGGCAAAGCAATGTTGTTTGGCAAGACTTCTCGTGGGGAAGATGCACCACCCACCTACTCCCTCCAGATAGGgagcccatgacagaccaaagagCGGACACCACCATAGTCCATCttagtgaaccagtgagttttattaGGCTTACTTCCAGGAGCGGAAATGCCTTGAAGACAGCTACATCACCGGAGCACATGCAGAACCTGTAGGCTGCTCAGCGGGTTGGAGTGTGTTTTCCAGGTTCTCGGTTGTTGTAAGCCTCCTCCAGTCAGCCTGGCTggtcttctgcttcttccaggccaCTCGTCTCGTCTCTGGTCTTGGCTCTTCTAATAGGGACTCTGGTCAACCTTTGTCATTTACTATAGGAatggaggggcctagtgaatctggtcgttttcagggacttcctggagctattttgagttgtttgcctTCTGGCTTCTGGAGCCTTCCTGCAGAAGGGGGTATTTCAGTTGGGGAGGAAACTACTGCATATCATTTAGTTttggcattttcttatttcttttggtAAATTGTCCTTGGCTTGACTTCTTCCTTAGGCATCCTTACTTCGACCCCAATCCGAGGAGCAGGAGATGGAATGGAAACAGAGGAGCCCCCTAAGTCTGTTGAAGTCCCCTCTGAAGTCCAGCCCCTAAATCAACATGTCCTTCAGAGTCCTCGTAAGAAAGTCCCCTCAGACAGCCCAGGAGTCCTTCAGCTCGGAAAGATTCTCACTGAAAAAGCAGTGGAAGTTGAAGCTGTGAGGATCTTTGTTCCCAAAGCTGCCATCACCCATGATATCCCCACCAAAAATGCAAAGCTTAAGTCTGTAGGCTCTCACCGAGAAGAACTCCACCCTCAGCCAGAGGTAGCCCCAGACCCCAGGAAGGAACTCTCAGAGGCAAAGAAGATTACAGAAAAGCTCAAGAGTTCTGAGAGGAGGCTACTCCAGGACAAAGAAGGCCTTTCCAACCAGCTCCGGGTGCAGACAGAGGTGAGCACAGCCCGCGGCGGCGGTGGGCTCTGATCTTTACCTCTGAACCTTTTAGTCCCCTTCTAGAAAACGGTGTTTTCTCAGAAATGTCAGTGATCATGGGTTGTCATTTTTCTAAAATGCTTCCTCTTTAATTTCTCATTCTGCCATAGGGCCTCTAGAAAGAGTTTCCGTGGGGAACTCAGACTCTAAGCGTGGTGGAAGTGGGGAGGAGCTTTAGCCAAGACCACCTTTAAGTTATAAAAGTAGGTTACGTTCATAAACTGACCCAGTCAGTCTTTGCCACTGACAAAGTAGCAGCCCTTGTTTGAAGAATTCATTCCAAGTATTTTTGCCTGATACTTGGGGGTGTGAAATAAGTTACTGTGTATTCATTAGAAATTAATAAGAATCTATAGCATTCAGTTGTGTAATTTTATCCTTTGAAGCTTAGTAAAATTGCCTTAAactctcttgtttctctgttaaactttacatttttatatttgtgtgtatgtgtgtgtatgcacgcacactaTAGGAAGGGATGCATCTCACTTTacaagtgtggaagtcagaagaactTTGTGGAACCCACCTGGGTTCGCAGGATTCAACTCAGATCAGGTTGCCAGGCCTTCATAGAGAGTGctctacccgctgagccatctcactagcccaagACTGCATCTTTTTACAAGGTGATAGTGTGTAACACAGTGATTAGTGGTTCTTATCCAaatgtaatttatatttaaatcatttttacttatatttaatatatttagctAATTTCTAAGTACAAAATGGTATATATTTGTAAACATTTTAGAAGATTCAGAAAgaaggggctgggagatggcttagtgggtaagaatgactgtgcaagcatggggacctgagttcaaatccccagcacccacgtaaaaagTCTGGCATAGCCATGCATACCTGTAACATCAGTGCTGGGGTTTTGGGGTCCAGGAAAGGAACAggattcatacacacacacacacacacacacacacacacacacacacacacaccatttttaagagaataaaaagaaaattcagaaagacaataaaaatagtaACACCTATAATTACACTTTCTAGATATAACTGCATAACTATCAATAtaggtttattttgtcttatttttggtatttttcttctcttaattttctccttttattgaaaatagacttttttcacataatatatcctgattatgtttcccctccctctactcctcccagttcctcttctgGTCCTCTCCCCTCCGAGCTTTTGGTATTCACCCTTTTCtgtctcattaaaaaacaaacaggcttctaaggaataatagaataaaatacaaGACAAAAACCAACACATTGGAACAGACTCCAAAGGACACAGACATAGATTCTCTGTCATAAGTTTTGTTATAATCAATCAGTGACATTTCTTAAACTTATCCATCGTCTGGGTTGTCTTCTTTCATCCTAGATAAACCGTGAGTTAAAGAAGTTGCTGGTGGCTTCTGTTGGAGATGACCCGCAGTATCACTTTGAACGTCTAGCCCGGGAGAAGAACCAGCTCATCTTAGAAAACGAAGCCCTAGGTCGAAATACAGCCCAGCTTTCCGAACAGTTGGAGCGGATGTCAATACAGTGCGATGTGTGGAGAAGCAAGTTCCTCGCAAGCAGGTGTTGTCCCGTCGTAAACGCTGTTTCCTTCCTATTGCTTGTTCTCTCACTCTTCTGACTCACAACAAAATAATAGTGAAGATTTCTGACTTAAGGTTGTCGGAGCGCTTCCTACATTATTAACATGTGGCACTTCCCTTCTGGAGGGCCACAGTCTCTTGTTCCCCTTCGTTCAAAAACTCACCTCAGTAAACAAAACACGGCCATAAAATCCAATGCGGAAATATCGCAGCCACAAAAGGCAGATGTAGAGCCTTCCCCTCCTGCCTGGAGAAAGCAACCTCGTTCCCACTTCCACCCAGTGGGCTCTGTTCTCGTA
The sequence above is drawn from the Chionomys nivalis chromosome 5, mChiNiv1.1, whole genome shotgun sequence genome and encodes:
- the Blzf1 gene encoding golgin-45; the encoded protein is MAALKSLETKGILTSTPIRGAGDGMETEEPPKSVEVPSEVQPLNQHVLQSPRKKVPSDSPGVLQLGKILTEKAVEVEAVRIFVPKAAITHDIPTKNAKLKSVGSHREELHPQPEVAPDPRKELSEAKKITEKLKSSERRLLQDKEGLSNQLRVQTEINRELKKLLVASVGDDPQYHFERLAREKNQLILENEALGRNTAQLSEQLERMSIQCDVWRSKFLASRVMADELTNFRVVLQRQNRDAHSAIQDLLSEREQFRQEMVSTHKFLEELLVSLQWGREQTHTPNTQPHSTAGLALANHKLAEALHAHLLGNVGTSNQKKIPAAVEFVSTPAEKMAEKVLRILDPVTCTESSPDNPFSESSPATLLTTKKNIGRFHPYTRYENITFNCCNHCKGELIAL